One genomic window of Aricia agestis chromosome 7, ilAriAges1.1, whole genome shotgun sequence includes the following:
- the LOC121728531 gene encoding uncharacterized oxidoreductase YrbE-like produces MATKKFAGPSPYKLEVTYPEVDFRHTEYLNNVNTKTMGRAKKAPVVGAMFGLGRAGSIHLASIINNPRITLKYIVDDRKERFADLKSYWNLSDDVTFLTSKESDRVFKDKAVNAVFVGSPTFTHHDIVVNAIANNKDVFCEKPIAESIENTKKCYDTAKAKERVLFTAFNRRFDPAYRSLKEQVRKGAVGHVQVLKVTARDSPLPSLEYLKNSGGVFHDCLVHDIDMSCWVLGELPVRVQATASALIPEIKAIDDFDTIAFLLTFPSGAVAIGDNSRFSAYGYDQRLEVFGNKGMIKVENERPAHSTETVIGQEGIKLNPIYYSYPSRYKIAYQNELEHFLDVVQYGEPMNVTSWQTLAVSKIATAIEQSARTGKTVELDWTKDDIPAIYS; encoded by the exons gtACCTGAACAATGTCAACACAAAAACAATGGGTAGGGCCAAAAAAGCACCAGTCGTTGGTGCCATGTTCGGGCTCGGTCGCGCCGGCTCCATCCATTTGGCGAGCATCATCAACAACCCTCGCATCACACTTAAGTACATCGTCGACGACCGCAAGGAGAGGTTTGCGGACCTCAAGTCCTACTGGAACCTCAGCGATGACGTCACCTTTCTGACGTCTAAGGAGAGCGATCGCGTCTTCAAGGACAAAGC CGTCAACGCCGTGTTCGTTGGCTCCCCGACATTCACACACCACGATATCGTCGTCAACGCGATCGCTAACAACAAAgatgttttctgtgagaaaccCATCGCTGAAAGTATCGAAAATACGAAAAAGTGTTACGACACAGCCAAGGCTAAGGAACGAGTCCTGTTTACCGCCTTCAACCGCAGGTTCGACCCGGCATACAGATCTCTGAAGGAACAAGTCAGGAAGGGAGCCGTTGGTCACGTCCAAGTTCTCAAAGTTACAGCAAGAGATTCTCCATTGCCTTCTCTTGAATACTTGAAGAATTCAG GTGGCGTTTTCCACGACTGCTTGGTGCACGATATCGATATGTCGTGCTGGGTTTTGGGAGAGTTGCCTGTCCGCGTGCAAGCGACGGCCTCGGCTTTGATTCCGGAAATCAAGGCCATCGATGACTTCGACACCATTGCCTTCCTCCTGACCTTCCCGTCTGGCGCTGTAGCCATCGGAGACAACAGCAGATTCAGTGCCTACGGGTACGACCAAAGACTCGAAGTCTTCGGAAACAAAG GTATGATCAAGGTTGAAAACGAGAGACCAGCTCACTCCACGGAAACGGTCATTGGACAAGAAGGCATTAAGCTGAACCCCATTTACTACTCCTACCCCTCGCGCTACAAGATCGCGTACCAAAACGAACTTGAACATTTCTTGGATGTTGTTCAGT aTGGTGAACCTATGAACGTCACCAGCTGGCAAACCCTGGCCGTGAGCAAGATCGCCACGGCTATTGAGCAGAGCGCCCGCACCGGCAAGACTGTAGAACTCGACTGGACCAAAGACGACATTCCCGCCATTTACTcttaa